In one Gemmatimonadota bacterium genomic region, the following are encoded:
- a CDS encoding ATPase, T2SS/T4P/T4SS family, producing the protein HEAAAGIQEHVVLRIVYEDNDDVETLDHLGFDPLVLADLGHARSGMKGAVIVGGETGDGKSTSILRCVEQLYDDEDGQLSVVTIEDPVESRIRRSGVIQIPIQSAGTEEERAANYEEALRHFVRINPHVGVVSEVRDAAGARQMIQFIETGHQVWTTIHIGSVNSILFRMIDMGIHPSELAKPESITLLMKQSLVPLLCECARPVPDRKPFRARNTDGCAACIAGRGDNAAARAWAGYRRLIAVGETIVPDEGYLDCVRRNDAIAAWRHWTGPFDQGGLEGITLSRKINLLANAGLVAPSDARKKGADVAKMDDGMLDRYRNWISGLAGTA; encoded by the coding sequence CACGAAGCGGCCGCCGGAATCCAGGAGCATGTCGTGCTCCGGATCGTCTATGAAGACAACGACGACGTCGAGACGCTGGACCACCTGGGCTTCGATCCTCTCGTCCTTGCCGATCTCGGCCATGCCAGGTCGGGGATGAAGGGGGCGGTGATCGTCGGCGGCGAGACCGGTGACGGGAAATCCACGTCGATCCTCAGGTGTGTCGAGCAGCTCTACGACGATGAGGACGGTCAGCTTTCCGTGGTCACGATCGAGGACCCGGTCGAGAGCCGGATTCGCAGGAGCGGCGTTATCCAGATTCCGATCCAGTCGGCCGGTACGGAGGAAGAGCGGGCTGCCAACTATGAGGAGGCGCTCAGGCATTTCGTCCGGATCAATCCCCATGTCGGCGTCGTCTCGGAGGTTCGCGATGCCGCGGGCGCCCGCCAGATGATCCAGTTCATCGAAACCGGCCACCAGGTCTGGACCACGATCCATATCGGTTCGGTCAATTCGATCCTGTTCCGGATGATCGACATGGGCATTCATCCCTCGGAACTGGCGAAGCCGGAATCGATCACCCTGCTGATGAAGCAGTCCCTGGTTCCGCTGCTGTGCGAATGCGCGCGACCGGTGCCGGACAGGAAGCCCTTCCGCGCGCGGAACACGGACGGCTGTGCGGCGTGCATTGCCGGACGGGGCGACAATGCAGCCGCACGGGCCTGGGCGGGATACCGGCGATTGATCGCGGTCGGCGAGACCATCGTCCCGGATGAAGGCTATCTCGACTGCGTCCGCAGGAACGACGCGATCGCGGCATGGCGTCACTGGACCGGGCCGTTCGACCAGGGTGGTCTCGAAGGCATTACCCTGTCGCGAAAAATCAATCTCCTGGCCAATGCCGGCCTCGTCGCGCCTTCCGACGCCCGGAAAAAGGGCGCCGACGTGGCGAAAATGGACGACGGGATGTTGGACCGGTACCGGAACTGGATTTCAGGCCTTGCTGGCACTGCTTGA